CCGAAAATTATCAGTGTGGAAAAAACCTAAGGTATGGGCCTCTATCTTTGCATTTTCGAGAACGATGAAGACGTAGGCGGAGTCGATGTGGGCTCCTACTCAGACTTTAACGTGTTGCGCGATTTTATTGTTCGTGAACTGGAAACGCAGAGAGCTGGTTCCAGATTTCCAACGCTCATCTTGCATTCCGATTGCGACGGTGAGTGGTCAGTTGCCGACTGTGAAAAACTTCGCGGCGAACTTGCTGAGATCATCCGAAATCTAAAAATGCGACCCACAGTCCAGTATGCATCCGACTGGCAAAGGGCCGTTGCAAAGTCCTGTGGTCTCAATCCAAGAAATGCCTTTGAGTCTTTCATAGACGTAGATGGCGAATTTCTGCTTCAGCGCATTCAAGAATTGGCGGACCTCGCTTTGCAACGTCAGCAACCGATCATCTTCCAATAGTCAAAGTGGCCGACAACTGAATGGGCATTCTTGCCATCTCAATCGGCTCGCTGTTATTGCATCGGCCAGATGATATCAGTGGTGCGCCGACTCACCCGCCCGCAGTCGCCGCCGGCGCCGTTCCCGGCGCCTCGCTCGTGCTCGGCGCCGCGGCGTTCAGCTTCGCCTTGTAGTCCGTCATGAAGCTCTCGAAGCGCGCGACGCCGGCGAGCTTGGTGGCCAGCAGTGACTCCGGATCGCTCTCGGGGTCGGTCAGCATCGCGAAGGTCGGGCCTTGCGCGGTTTCCTTCATGGCGGGGCCGATCTTCTGGCGCAGCTCGGCGAGCTTGAACTTGTCGCCGGCGAGAGAGAGCGCGATCGCGTCGGCGAGGCCCCATTCGGCCTGGTCGGGCGTGAGCTCTTGCAGCATGCCACGCTGGCGAGCTTCGGAGCCAAGAGCGAATCGTTTGTC
The nucleotide sequence above comes from Hypericibacter terrae. Encoded proteins:
- a CDS encoding Imm70 family immunity protein translates to MGLYLCIFENDEDVGGVDVGSYSDFNVLRDFIVRELETQRAGSRFPTLILHSDCDGEWSVADCEKLRGELAEIIRNLKMRPTVQYASDWQRAVAKSCGLNPRNAFESFIDVDGEFLLQRIQELADLALQRQQPIIFQ